From Oreochromis aureus strain Israel breed Guangdong unplaced genomic scaffold, ZZ_aureus HiC_scaffold_370, whole genome shotgun sequence, one genomic window encodes:
- the LOC116327435 gene encoding aquaporin-11-like isoform X1 — MSADVAVSLSVLAGIVVLSDVTRRLLARALADTGLSEYAVELVSTFQLCCCTHELKLLSEVGGIEPWLALTFTYLASVAHGLTFSGAIGNPSGALERAYRAKLSGSRALRRIACQFAAAAAARAAVPMLWGVGLSRLHARHKLFGFRCTSPIHAPLHEAAAVELACAFAVQTVITHTQSVEEKYRVHAVAAVITTAVYAGGSVTGAVFNPALAFSTQFPCSGHSFLEYCVVYWLGPLLGMMSSVLLFDKIVPALLRKPSPRHLPTESKKKA, encoded by the exons ATGTCTGCGGACGTGGCGGTGTCTTTGTCGGTGCTCGCGGGGATCGTCGTGCTGAGCGACGTGACACGCAGGTTGCTGGCTCGGGCCCTCGCGGACACCGGGCTCTCCGAGTACGCGGTGGAGCTCGTGTCCACCTtccagctgtgctgctgcacgCACGAGCTCAAGCTGCTGTCCGAGGTGGGCGGCATCGAGCCTTGGCTCGCGCTCACCTTCACCTATCTGGCGTCGGTGGCCCACGGGCTCACCTTTAGCGGGGCGATCGGGAACCCCTCCGGTGCGCTCGAGCGCGCCTACCGAGCCAAGTTGTCGGGCTCCCGCGCCCTGCGGAGGATCGCGTGCCAGTTCGCGGCGGCCGCCGCTGCACGCGCTGCGGTGCCGATGCTGTGGGGGGTCGGGCTGTCGAGACTGCACGCGCGACACAAGCTGTTCGGGTTCCGATGCACCAGCCCCATCCACGCGCCCCTGCACGAGGCCGCTGCGGTGGAGCTCGCGTGCGCCTTTGCGGTTCAGACTGTTATCACGCACACGCAATCGGTGGAGGAGAAATACCGCGTGCACGCCGTGGCTGCGGTCATCACCACAGCAGTTTATGCAG GTGGCAGCGTGACCGGAGCTGTCTTTAACCCAGCGCTGGCCTTCTCCACACAGTTCCCCTGCAGTGGTCACTCCTTCCTCGAGTACTGCGTGGTCTACTGGCTGGGCCCGCTGCTCG GGATGATGagctcagtgctgctgttcGACAAAATCGTCCCTGCGCTCTTAAGAAAACCGTCGCCTCGCCATCTTCCCACGGAGAGCAAGAAGAAGGCGTGA
- the LOC116327435 gene encoding aquaporin-11-like isoform X2, whose amino-acid sequence MSADVAVSLSVLAGIVVLSDVTRRLLARALADTGLSEYAVELVSTFQLCCCTHELKLLSEVGGIEPWLALTFTYLASVAHGLTFSGAIGNPSGALERAYRAKLSGSRALRRIACQFAAAAAARAAVPMLWGVGLSRLHARHKLFGFRCTSPIHAPLHEAAAVELACAFAVQTVITHTQSVEEKYRVHAVAAVITTAVYAEKHLESRCFPDMTWMTENLHRLQECIQLLCAV is encoded by the exons ATGTCTGCGGACGTGGCGGTGTCTTTGTCGGTGCTCGCGGGGATCGTCGTGCTGAGCGACGTGACACGCAGGTTGCTGGCTCGGGCCCTCGCGGACACCGGGCTCTCCGAGTACGCGGTGGAGCTCGTGTCCACCTtccagctgtgctgctgcacgCACGAGCTCAAGCTGCTGTCCGAGGTGGGCGGCATCGAGCCTTGGCTCGCGCTCACCTTCACCTATCTGGCGTCGGTGGCCCACGGGCTCACCTTTAGCGGGGCGATCGGGAACCCCTCCGGTGCGCTCGAGCGCGCCTACCGAGCCAAGTTGTCGGGCTCCCGCGCCCTGCGGAGGATCGCGTGCCAGTTCGCGGCGGCCGCCGCTGCACGCGCTGCGGTGCCGATGCTGTGGGGGGTCGGGCTGTCGAGACTGCACGCGCGACACAAGCTGTTCGGGTTCCGATGCACCAGCCCCATCCACGCGCCCCTGCACGAGGCCGCTGCGGTGGAGCTCGCGTGCGCCTTTGCGGTTCAGACTGTTATCACGCACACGCAATCGGTGGAGGAGAAATACCGCGTGCACGCCGTGGCTGCGGTCATCACCACAGCAGTTTATGCAG aaaagcatctggagtccagatgctttccagatatgacctggatgactgagaaccttcacagacttcaGGAATGCATTCAGCTCCTTTGTGCTGTATAA